The following are from one region of the Moritella sp. 24 genome:
- a CDS encoding peptidylprolyl isomerase, translating to MITLHTDFGDIKIALNFESAPKTAANFLEYAKSGFYEGTIFHRVIDGFMVQGGGMLPGMEEKNSNAPIENEADNGLSNKLGTLAMARTMDPHSASSQFFINVKDNNFLDFTSKTSQGWGYCVFAEVVEGMDVVEKMKKVATGNKRGHGDVPLEDIIITKVTVEEA from the coding sequence ATGATAACTCTACATACAGATTTCGGTGATATCAAAATCGCACTTAACTTTGAAAGTGCACCAAAAACAGCAGCTAACTTCCTAGAATACGCAAAAAGCGGCTTCTACGAAGGTACTATCTTTCACCGTGTAATCGATGGTTTCATGGTTCAAGGTGGCGGCATGCTTCCTGGTATGGAAGAGAAAAATTCAAATGCACCTATCGAAAATGAAGCAGACAACGGTCTGTCGAATAAGTTAGGTACATTAGCAATGGCACGTACTATGGACCCGCATTCAGCTAGTTCACAATTTTTCATTAACGTGAAAGACAACAACTTCCTAGACTTCACAAGCAAGACGTCACAAGGTTGGGGTTACTGTGTATTTGCTGAAGTTGTTGAAGGCATGGACGTAGTTGAGAAAATGAAAAAAGTTGCTACAGGCAACAAACGTGGCCACGGTGACGTGCCACTAGAAGACATTATCATTACTAAAGTAACTGTAGAAGAAGCTTAA
- a CDS encoding PTS sugar transporter subunit IIB: protein MIKIFLCCAAGMSTSMVVNKMRQAAEASGVSAEINAYSISAFETEVKRNDVCLVAPQVKYKFAEFSKRCEEESVACGQIDMMQYGMMKGKEILQQAIDLKG from the coding sequence ATGATTAAAATTTTCCTTTGCTGTGCTGCTGGTATGTCTACATCTATGGTTGTTAATAAAATGCGTCAAGCTGCGGAAGCATCAGGTGTTTCAGCAGAGATTAACGCTTACTCAATTTCTGCATTTGAAACTGAAGTGAAGCGAAATGATGTTTGCCTAGTGGCTCCACAGGTGAAATACAAATTTGCTGAATTTAGCAAGCGCTGTGAAGAAGAAAGCGTAGCGTGTGGACAAATTGACATGATGCAGTATGGCATGATGAAGGGTAAAGAAATTCTTCAGCAAGCAATTGATCTTAAAGGCTAA
- a CDS encoding Hsp20 family protein, which translates to MTTHFDFTPLYRSAIGFDRFAQVAERLTEQRKCTDYPRYNIVQLEENKYEITLAVAGFELSEIDIEVRADEVVISGQKTTDETEAKKSAESKFLHRGIAERNFTRKFELADHIEVKGADLANGLLTLLLERNVPEALQPRKISIGA; encoded by the coding sequence ATGACTACTCATTTTGACTTTACCCCTCTATACCGCAGTGCTATTGGCTTTGATCGTTTTGCTCAAGTTGCAGAACGCCTTACGGAGCAACGTAAATGTACTGATTACCCTCGTTATAACATTGTTCAATTAGAAGAAAACAAATACGAAATTACCCTTGCTGTTGCTGGCTTTGAGCTAAGCGAAATAGATATCGAAGTACGGGCCGATGAAGTTGTTATTTCAGGTCAAAAAACCACAGATGAAACTGAAGCCAAAAAATCAGCAGAATCTAAGTTTTTACATCGTGGTATTGCAGAACGTAATTTTACCCGTAAGTTTGAATTAGCGGATCATATAGAAGTCAAAGGTGCAGATCTTGCGAATGGCTTACTCACGCTATTATTAGAGCGTAATGTACCTGAAGCATTACAGCCTCGTAAAATTTCGATTGGTGCGTAG
- the cysS gene encoding cysteine--tRNA ligase encodes MLKIYNTLTRQKEEFKPITEGEIGMYVCGVTIYDYCHIGHGRTFVAFDTVVRYLRHRGYAVKFIRNITDVDDKIIKRANENGETCDQLTTRFTQAMHEDFDALHMIRPDIEPTVTGHMPDIIEIIEKLVAKGHAYVANSGDVLFEVKTFADYGKLSGQDLDMLQAGARVEVETDKRNPMDFVLWKMAKPGEPSWVSPWGEGRPGWHIECSAMNNKLLGEVFDIHGGGSDLMFPHHENEVAQSCCAHNGEYVNTWMHSGMVQIDKVKMSKSLNNFFTIRDVLEEYDGESVRYFLLSGHYRSQLNYSEENLKQARSSLERLYTALRGVTVADVDGVVPGCEAYVETFKAAMDDDFNTPEAFPVLFELAKEINRIKETDAKRAGELAAQLISFGNVLGLLSQEPEAFLQGDAGEDDEVAEIEALIKQRNDARASKDWGMADDARDKLNALGIVLEDGANGTTWRRK; translated from the coding sequence ATGCTGAAGATTTACAACACACTGACTCGCCAAAAAGAAGAATTTAAACCTATCACCGAAGGTGAAATCGGTATGTACGTATGTGGTGTGACTATCTATGATTACTGTCATATTGGTCATGGTCGTACTTTTGTGGCGTTTGATACTGTGGTGCGTTACCTTCGCCATCGCGGTTATGCGGTTAAATTTATCCGTAATATTACCGATGTTGATGACAAGATCATTAAACGTGCAAACGAAAATGGCGAAACATGTGATCAGTTAACGACACGTTTCACTCAAGCAATGCACGAAGATTTTGATGCGCTGCATATGATCCGCCCTGATATCGAACCAACAGTAACGGGCCATATGCCTGATATTATCGAGATCATCGAAAAATTAGTTGCTAAAGGCCATGCCTATGTTGCTAATAGTGGCGACGTATTGTTTGAAGTAAAAACATTCGCGGATTACGGTAAGCTAAGTGGCCAAGATTTAGATATGCTACAAGCCGGTGCGCGTGTTGAAGTTGAAACAGATAAGCGTAATCCAATGGATTTCGTATTATGGAAAATGGCAAAACCGGGTGAACCAAGCTGGGTTTCTCCTTGGGGTGAAGGTCGTCCAGGTTGGCACATTGAATGTTCTGCAATGAACAATAAACTGCTTGGTGAAGTATTTGATATTCATGGTGGTGGTTCTGATTTAATGTTCCCACATCATGAAAATGAAGTAGCACAGTCATGTTGTGCACATAATGGTGAGTACGTAAATACGTGGATGCATTCAGGTATGGTACAAATCGATAAAGTGAAAATGTCGAAATCATTGAATAACTTCTTTACTATCCGTGATGTATTAGAAGAGTACGATGGCGAATCAGTTCGTTACTTCTTACTTTCTGGTCATTATCGTAGTCAGTTAAACTATTCTGAAGAAAACTTAAAACAAGCGCGTTCAAGCTTAGAGCGTTTATATACTGCATTACGTGGTGTTACCGTTGCAGATGTTGACGGTGTTGTACCTGGCTGTGAAGCGTATGTAGAAACATTCAAAGCGGCAATGGATGATGACTTCAATACACCTGAAGCATTCCCTGTATTGTTTGAACTTGCAAAAGAAATCAACCGCATTAAAGAGACTGACGCAAAACGTGCTGGTGAATTAGCCGCGCAGTTAATTTCATTTGGTAATGTACTTGGTCTATTGTCGCAAGAACCTGAAGCTTTCTTGCAAGGTGATGCGGGCGAAGATGATGAAGTAGCTGAAATTGAAGCGCTTATTAAGCAACGTAACGATGCTCGTGCAAGTAAAGACTGGGGCATGGCTGATGATGCTCGCGATAAACTAAATGCGTTAGGTATTGTCTTAGAAGACGGTGCTAACGGTACCACTTGGCGTCGTAAATAA
- the lpxH gene encoding UDP-2,3-diacylglucosamine diphosphatase, which produces MTTLFISDLHLDERRPKITQLFLHFLATEARQADALYILGDLFEFWSGDDISNPLNDSVQDGLKALTESGVKCFLVKGNRDFLVSKRFAKRTGITILGDYTAIELDGQKVLIAHGDTFCTLDEKYQAFRTAVNIPWRQTLFTCLPIFVREAIADKIRGKSQEGNQQKSMSIMDVTESEVIKQMQTFGCDILIHGHTHKPNIHDVPLTADKHGKRIVLGDWFEQGSVLVWKDGQYDLQQRAFLNGA; this is translated from the coding sequence ATGACTACTTTGTTTATTTCAGATCTACACCTTGATGAACGCCGCCCGAAAATCACTCAATTATTTTTACATTTTCTTGCGACCGAAGCGCGCCAAGCCGACGCCCTCTACATTCTAGGCGACCTGTTTGAATTTTGGTCTGGTGATGATATTAGTAATCCACTTAACGACAGCGTTCAGGATGGACTCAAAGCGTTAACCGAAAGCGGCGTTAAATGTTTCTTAGTGAAAGGAAATCGTGATTTCTTAGTCAGTAAACGTTTTGCTAAACGCACTGGTATCACAATCCTAGGAGATTACACTGCGATTGAGCTTGATGGTCAAAAGGTATTAATTGCACATGGCGACACTTTTTGCACACTTGATGAAAAATACCAAGCATTTCGTACAGCTGTGAATATCCCATGGCGTCAAACATTATTCACCTGTTTACCTATCTTTGTACGAGAAGCGATTGCCGATAAAATACGTGGTAAAAGCCAAGAAGGTAATCAGCAAAAAAGCATGTCCATTATGGATGTAACAGAATCCGAAGTCATTAAACAGATGCAAACATTCGGCTGTGATATTCTAATTCATGGTCATACACATAAACCTAATATACATGACGTTCCATTAACAGCAGATAAGCATGGTAAACGTATCGTACTAGGTGACTGGTTTGAACAAGGCAGCGTGCTTGTTTGGAAAGATGGCCAATATGACTTGCAACAACGTGCATTTTTAAACGGTGCGTAA
- a CDS encoding YfcC family protein translates to MKEISMPQGNEAKLNTELNKELNKDLKQEVNHPFLSLVVMIIIAAFATYFVPAGEFTRIVVDGRTVIDPASYTLLDNNPATIFSFFESFYKGFKAASGVMGVVFFVGGAFGVIKHMGLLDASVFALTDKLKDKGLVVIAPVVMIAIALNVTFTGMRELDVIFITLMIPICIRLGYDAMTALGVVLLASCAGFAAALANPFFTGIAHSIAELPLYSGMWYRAICAVFMLVTAMIFVLRYANKVKKDPTKSLLHGMDYQVEESGDIKALSLREKLGGITFLALFGFMIFGTLKLSFGFTEIAATFVAMAILPGLVGGLSPNQICESWTKGCADVMVAVLIIFFARSVLVVMEDAQIVDTIIHFLAGFISQSNKLLAAGSIYIAQSVINLFIPSGSGQAVITMPIIIPLADIAGITRQVAALASQLGDGISNYIYPTNGGLLAVLALAKVPYTKWVKFFLPLFLFWTVCMLIAVVIAQYIELGPF, encoded by the coding sequence ATGAAAGAAATTAGCATGCCGCAGGGCAATGAGGCAAAACTTAATACAGAGTTAAATAAAGAGCTTAATAAAGATTTAAAGCAAGAAGTTAATCACCCATTTTTATCATTAGTTGTGATGATTATTATCGCGGCATTCGCGACTTATTTTGTCCCTGCTGGTGAATTCACTCGTATCGTCGTTGATGGTCGTACTGTTATTGACCCAGCGTCTTATACTCTGCTAGACAATAATCCAGCCACTATCTTTAGCTTCTTTGAATCTTTTTATAAAGGTTTTAAAGCTGCGTCAGGCGTAATGGGCGTCGTATTCTTTGTTGGTGGTGCCTTTGGTGTTATCAAACACATGGGATTATTAGATGCCTCGGTATTTGCATTAACGGACAAGCTAAAAGATAAAGGTTTAGTCGTTATTGCCCCTGTTGTGATGATTGCGATTGCATTAAACGTGACATTCACAGGTATGCGTGAGCTTGATGTAATTTTTATTACCTTGATGATCCCTATCTGTATTCGTCTTGGTTACGATGCTATGACTGCATTAGGTGTGGTGTTATTAGCCAGTTGTGCTGGTTTTGCTGCTGCATTAGCAAATCCTTTCTTTACTGGTATTGCCCATAGCATTGCTGAATTACCGTTGTATTCAGGTATGTGGTATCGCGCTATCTGTGCAGTGTTCATGCTAGTTACGGCTATGATCTTTGTTCTCCGTTATGCCAATAAAGTAAAAAAAGACCCAACAAAAAGCCTATTGCATGGTATGGATTACCAAGTTGAAGAGTCTGGTGACATCAAAGCGTTATCACTTAGAGAAAAGCTAGGTGGCATTACATTTTTAGCTTTATTCGGTTTTATGATCTTTGGTACGTTAAAACTGAGCTTTGGTTTCACTGAGATTGCAGCAACGTTTGTAGCGATGGCTATTTTACCGGGCCTAGTCGGTGGTTTATCTCCGAATCAGATCTGTGAATCGTGGACGAAAGGTTGTGCGGATGTGATGGTTGCAGTACTCATCATCTTCTTCGCACGCTCTGTATTAGTGGTGATGGAAGATGCGCAAATTGTTGATACGATTATTCACTTTTTAGCAGGTTTCATCTCTCAAAGTAATAAGTTACTGGCAGCGGGCTCAATCTACATTGCTCAAAGTGTGATTAACTTGTTTATTCCATCAGGTAGTGGTCAAGCGGTTATTACGATGCCTATTATCATCCCATTAGCTGATATTGCCGGGATCACCCGTCAAGTAGCGGCACTGGCTTCACAATTGGGTGATGGTATTTCAAATTACATCTACCCAACCAACGGCGGTCTATTAGCGGTATTAGCATTAGCAAAAGTACCTTATACAAAATGGGTGAAGTTCTTCTTACCACTGTTCTTATTCTGGACTGTGTGTATGTTGATCGCGGTTGTGATCGCGCAGTATATTGAACTAGGGCCTTTTTAG
- a CDS encoding FKBP-type peptidyl-prolyl cis-trans isomerase, whose product MQRMGGNKKQAAENIELGKQFLAANMEKEGVEVTASGLQSTVLTEGTGTEHPKGRSKVTVHYHGTLLDGTVFDSSVERGQPITFGLNQVIPGWTEGVQLMVVGEKRRFFIPSNLAYGNRGAGSIQAGSTLIFEVELLSFK is encoded by the coding sequence ATGCAGCGCATGGGTGGTAATAAAAAACAAGCGGCTGAAAATATTGAGTTAGGTAAGCAGTTTTTAGCGGCAAATATGGAAAAAGAAGGTGTGGAAGTAACTGCATCAGGCTTACAGTCAACAGTGTTAACAGAAGGTACTGGTACTGAGCATCCAAAAGGCCGCTCTAAAGTGACAGTGCATTATCACGGTACATTATTAGATGGTACTGTTTTTGATAGTTCTGTTGAACGTGGACAGCCTATTACATTTGGTTTAAATCAAGTTATTCCAGGTTGGACTGAAGGCGTACAGTTGATGGTTGTTGGTGAGAAGCGTCGTTTCTTTATCCCAAGTAACTTAGCTTACGGTAATCGTGGCGCTGGTAGCATTCAAGCTGGCTCAACCCTGATCTTTGAAGTTGAACTGCTAAGTTTCAAGTAA
- the folD gene encoding bifunctional methylenetetrahydrofolate dehydrogenase/methenyltetrahydrofolate cyclohydrolase FolD, whose product MTAQIINGKNISQQVRQNVAEEVATRTAQGLRAPGLAVILVGADPASQVYVGSKRRACEEVGFVSKSFDLEKDSSQEALLALIDELNADTTIDGILVQLPLPEHIDTTVVLEHIRPDKDVDGFHPYNVGRLSQRIPALRPCTPKGIITLLESTGVDLHGLDAVVVGASNIVGRPMTLELLLAGCTTTTCHRFTLNLEEHVRRADLVVVAVGRPNFIPGEWIKKGAMVVDVGINRLENGKLVGDVGFEVAKENASFITPVPGGVGPMTVASLIENTLISCRDYHSK is encoded by the coding sequence ATGACTGCTCAAATCATTAATGGAAAAAATATTTCTCAGCAAGTTCGCCAGAATGTTGCTGAAGAAGTGGCTACGCGTACTGCACAAGGATTACGCGCCCCGGGTCTTGCTGTGATTTTAGTGGGTGCCGATCCGGCATCACAAGTATATGTTGGGAGCAAACGTCGTGCCTGTGAAGAAGTAGGCTTCGTTTCTAAATCTTTTGATCTTGAAAAAGATAGCTCACAAGAAGCGTTATTAGCGTTGATTGATGAGTTAAACGCAGATACAACTATCGACGGCATATTAGTGCAGTTGCCTTTACCTGAACATATTGATACAACCGTTGTGTTGGAACATATTCGTCCAGATAAAGATGTTGATGGTTTCCACCCGTATAATGTTGGTCGCTTATCTCAACGTATTCCTGCATTACGCCCTTGTACACCAAAAGGTATTATCACGTTACTTGAATCAACAGGTGTTGACCTACATGGTCTAGATGCTGTGGTTGTTGGCGCGTCAAATATCGTTGGTCGTCCAATGACGCTTGAATTATTACTTGCAGGCTGTACAACGACGACATGTCACCGCTTCACCCTGAACCTCGAAGAGCATGTTCGTCGTGCTGACTTAGTGGTTGTTGCAGTGGGCCGCCCTAACTTTATTCCAGGTGAATGGATTAAGAAAGGTGCGATGGTTGTAGATGTGGGTATTAACCGTTTAGAAAATGGCAAACTTGTTGGTGATGTTGGCTTTGAAGTAGCAAAAGAAAACGCTTCTTTCATTACCCCTGTACCAGGTGGTGTTGGCCCAATGACTGTAGCAAGCTTAATCGAAAATACGTTAATTTCTTGCCGCGATTACCACTCAAAGTAA
- the purF gene encoding amidophosphoribosyltransferase: protein MCGIVGIVSTTPVNQSIYDALTVLQHRGQDAAGIVTLSDGNFRQRKANGLVSDVFEAKHMQRLKGNIGIGHVRYPTAGSSSAAEAQPFYVNSPFGISLAHNGNLTNAAQLKEDQFHKARRHINTTSDSEVLLNVMAHELDKCPSLHLTAEDIFTAVKAVHKQARGAYAVVSLIINHGLVAFRDPNGIRPLVLGMRTEHGHKEYMVASESVALDAVGFEFVRDVEPGEAVYITDEGELFSAHCAENAQHNPCIFEFVYFARPDSTIDKVSVYESRLAMGEKLGQKIAREWTDLDIDVVIPIPETSCDSALEIAKVLKLPYRQGFVKNRYIGRTFIMPGQTLRRKSVRRKLNAISSEFAGKNVLLVDDSIVRGTTSEQIIEMAREAGAKNVYLASAAPEVRYPNVYGIDMPSSDELIAHGRDVNEISKMIGADALIFQDLDDLVAAVSKCNPEITKFETSVFSGEYVTGDIDKAYLQRLNDVRSDDAKTVKEQKEEIANLEIHNEGA, encoded by the coding sequence ATGTGTGGAATTGTTGGCATTGTTTCTACAACCCCTGTTAATCAGTCGATCTATGACGCATTAACAGTATTACAGCATCGTGGACAGGATGCTGCTGGGATTGTAACCTTAAGTGATGGAAACTTTAGGCAGCGCAAAGCGAATGGTTTAGTGAGCGATGTATTCGAAGCTAAACACATGCAACGCTTGAAAGGTAATATCGGTATCGGTCACGTTCGATACCCAACAGCAGGAAGCTCGAGTGCCGCTGAGGCTCAACCTTTCTATGTTAACTCTCCGTTCGGTATTTCCCTTGCTCATAACGGAAATCTAACCAACGCTGCTCAATTAAAAGAAGATCAATTTCATAAAGCCCGCCGTCACATTAATACGACTTCTGATTCAGAAGTACTACTTAATGTTATGGCGCATGAATTAGATAAATGCCCAAGTTTACATTTAACAGCAGAAGATATTTTCACTGCGGTTAAAGCTGTACACAAGCAAGCACGCGGTGCTTATGCTGTGGTATCACTGATTATTAATCATGGTCTTGTTGCTTTTCGTGATCCTAACGGCATTCGTCCGTTGGTATTAGGTATGCGTACAGAACATGGACATAAAGAATATATGGTTGCTTCTGAATCCGTTGCACTTGATGCAGTTGGTTTTGAATTTGTGCGTGATGTGGAACCTGGTGAAGCGGTTTATATCACGGATGAAGGTGAGTTATTCAGTGCGCACTGCGCTGAAAATGCACAGCACAACCCATGTATTTTTGAATTCGTTTACTTTGCTCGTCCAGACTCAACAATAGACAAGGTATCGGTTTACGAATCACGCCTTGCTATGGGTGAAAAATTGGGGCAAAAGATTGCACGTGAATGGACTGATTTAGACATTGATGTTGTTATTCCTATTCCTGAAACATCATGTGATAGTGCGTTAGAAATTGCCAAAGTATTGAAGTTGCCTTACCGCCAAGGTTTCGTTAAAAACCGTTATATTGGTCGTACGTTTATTATGCCTGGGCAGACATTACGTCGTAAGTCTGTACGTCGTAAGTTAAATGCAATCTCATCTGAATTTGCGGGTAAGAACGTACTATTAGTTGATGACTCTATTGTTCGTGGCACCACGTCAGAACAGATCATTGAGATGGCTCGTGAAGCCGGTGCGAAAAATGTATATTTAGCATCAGCAGCACCAGAGGTTCGCTATCCAAATGTATACGGTATTGATATGCCAAGTTCTGATGAACTGATCGCTCATGGGCGTGACGTTAATGAAATTTCGAAAATGATTGGTGCTGATGCACTTATTTTCCAAGATCTAGATGATTTAGTGGCTGCAGTATCGAAATGTAATCCTGAGATCACGAAGTTCGAAACATCTGTATTTAGTGGTGAATATGTTACCGGTGATATTGATAAGGCTTATTTACAACGCCTTAACGATGTTCGTAGTGACGATGCTAAAACAGTAAAAGAACAAAAAGAAGAAATTGCTAACTTAGAAATTCACAACGAAGGTGCATAA
- a CDS encoding PTS sugar transporter subunit IIC: MSLLNSVMGFVERVIAPIAGKVASQKHICAIKDGFISTMPFLIVGSLLLVFANPPGTGNWFLDGWHSVVQGIGRDNIVGPFFVSMGIFAMYSAYGIAYNLAETLNTKGVSPMNSGMLSMFSFLLAVAPAVWVGGELGSVIPMAYLGGAGAFTAIICGLLVPTLQTFLVEKNIRIKMPEAVPEKISASFDLLIPVVAMILIVQVINGVLGNFDLNIATGIMALFSPLVAASDTFFAFALAILLIQLLWFAGIHGASVVLGVIGPLLLINLGANQEALEAGKDLPAIFINPTMDFFVFVGGSGGTLALVCMMARSKSAHLRTIGKMSFIPGCFNINEPVIFGTPIVMNPTFFIPWIAAPLVNACIVWSAFKFDLVSNVVALPPWTMPAPIGAVMATNSMLAAAVVAVCFVVSGLIFYPFFKAYEKELLAQEEPEQLVEDVKLSTAKAA, translated from the coding sequence ATGTCACTTTTAAATTCGGTTATGGGCTTTGTAGAGCGTGTCATTGCGCCTATTGCAGGTAAGGTTGCTAGTCAAAAGCATATCTGCGCAATTAAAGATGGTTTTATTTCAACAATGCCGTTCCTGATTGTTGGTTCGTTACTGTTAGTGTTTGCTAACCCTCCAGGTACTGGTAATTGGTTCTTAGACGGTTGGCACTCAGTTGTTCAAGGCATAGGTCGTGATAACATTGTTGGTCCATTCTTCGTTAGTATGGGTATTTTCGCAATGTATTCTGCTTACGGTATTGCATACAACCTAGCAGAGACGCTTAACACTAAAGGTGTTAGCCCAATGAACTCTGGTATGTTATCTATGTTCTCTTTCCTATTAGCTGTTGCGCCAGCTGTTTGGGTTGGTGGCGAGCTAGGTAGTGTTATTCCTATGGCTTACTTAGGTGGTGCTGGTGCATTTACAGCTATCATTTGTGGTTTATTAGTACCTACATTACAAACGTTCCTTGTTGAAAAGAACATCCGTATTAAGATGCCAGAAGCAGTGCCAGAAAAAATCTCTGCATCATTTGACCTACTTATCCCTGTTGTTGCAATGATTCTAATTGTACAAGTTATCAATGGTGTATTAGGTAACTTCGACCTGAATATCGCAACGGGTATCATGGCACTGTTTAGCCCACTGGTTGCTGCTTCTGATACATTCTTTGCCTTTGCATTAGCTATTTTGTTAATCCAATTATTATGGTTTGCAGGTATTCACGGTGCATCTGTTGTTCTAGGTGTTATTGGTCCACTATTGTTAATCAATTTAGGTGCAAACCAAGAAGCGCTTGAAGCAGGTAAAGACTTACCAGCTATCTTCATTAACCCAACAATGGACTTCTTCGTATTCGTTGGTGGTTCAGGCGGTACATTAGCACTAGTTTGTATGATGGCTCGTTCTAAATCAGCTCACCTACGTACTATTGGTAAAATGTCATTCATTCCGGGTTGTTTCAACATTAATGAACCAGTAATTTTTGGTACGCCAATTGTGATGAACCCAACATTCTTTATCCCTTGGATTGCAGCGCCACTGGTTAATGCATGTATCGTTTGGAGTGCATTCAAGTTCGATTTAGTGTCTAACGTTGTTGCTTTACCACCATGGACAATGCCTGCGCCTATCGGTGCTGTGATGGCGACTAACTCAATGCTAGCTGCTGCTGTTGTTGCTGTCTGCTTCGTAGTGAGTGGTTTAATCTTCTACCCATTCTTCAAAGCTTATGAAAAAGAATTATTAGCACAAGAAGAACCAGAACAGCTTGTTGAAGACGTGAAACTATCAACAGCTAAAGCAGCGTAA
- a CDS encoding PTS lactose/cellobiose transporter subunit IIA gives MEVTEEFLMTLLCQAGAARSAVMQAMVEARQGDFESAKASLKAADEALEEVHKSQTELISFDEGEGKVKMTLILTHIQDHIMNAMLCKDLAFEIIELQRRIQNED, from the coding sequence ATGGAAGTAACAGAAGAATTTTTGATGACGTTATTATGCCAAGCAGGCGCAGCGCGTTCAGCAGTAATGCAAGCAATGGTAGAAGCAAGACAAGGTGATTTCGAATCAGCAAAAGCATCACTTAAAGCAGCGGATGAAGCATTAGAAGAAGTACATAAATCACAAACAGAACTCATTAGCTTTGACGAAGGTGAAGGCAAAGTGAAAATGACCCTTATCTTAACGCATATTCAAGATCACATTATGAATGCGATGTTATGTAAAGATTTAGCATTCGAAATCATTGAACTTCAACGACGCATTCAAAACGAGGACTAG
- a CDS encoding NUDIX domain-containing protein, whose protein sequence is MKHQEHIISVFADVAAPSTRLIDSATVNIESKDVVIMQRALLEINPAFRQLIPYVVVKQGDKYLAYERSKSGGESRLHNLYSIGIGGHVDAVDAVYDANGVFQLADTLRTGMYRELHEELGLTEADFLGMSTIGYLSKDVTAVDEVHLGIVLVAEVHADLVVTSKEDALNLAGFLAADELSKLNLESWSETVVAELV, encoded by the coding sequence GTGAAACACCAAGAGCATATCATTTCCGTTTTTGCAGACGTAGCAGCACCCTCAACCCGTTTAATTGACAGTGCGACTGTTAATATCGAAAGTAAAGATGTTGTTATTATGCAGCGTGCGCTGTTAGAAATAAACCCTGCATTTCGTCAACTTATTCCATATGTAGTGGTAAAGCAGGGTGATAAGTATTTAGCTTATGAGCGTTCTAAATCAGGCGGTGAGTCACGCTTACACAACTTATACAGCATTGGTATTGGTGGTCACGTTGATGCTGTTGACGCTGTTTACGATGCGAATGGTGTTTTCCAATTGGCTGATACATTACGCACGGGAATGTACCGCGAATTACACGAAGAACTTGGTTTAACAGAAGCTGATTTCTTGGGTATGTCGACAATTGGTTATCTTTCTAAAGATGTGACAGCGGTTGATGAAGTGCATTTAGGCATTGTCTTAGTTGCAGAGGTTCATGCTGACTTAGTTGTTACAAGTAAAGAAGATGCATTGAACTTAGCTGGTTTCTTAGCTGCAGATGAATTGTCTAAATTAAATCTAGAATCATGGTCTGAAACTGTGGTCGCAGAGTTGGTATAA
- a CDS encoding Hsp20 family protein: MTTFDFSSLYRSAIGFERLAQLAETASQTRQSGNNFPPYNIEQLDENNYRITMAVAGFDQSEVEIVTQNNELLVKGTKAEKGEKDSRTFLHRGIAERNFERKFELADHVFVNGADMKNGLLYIELERQLPEAMKPRKIEINGAKTLSSD; encoded by the coding sequence ATGACTACTTTTGACTTTTCATCACTATACCGCAGCGCAATTGGTTTTGAACGTTTAGCTCAGCTAGCTGAAACCGCATCACAAACGCGTCAGTCTGGTAACAACTTTCCTCCGTACAACATCGAACAACTTGATGAGAACAATTATCGCATCACAATGGCGGTTGCTGGTTTTGACCAATCAGAAGTTGAAATCGTAACACAGAATAATGAATTGCTTGTTAAGGGCACTAAAGCCGAAAAAGGCGAGAAAGATTCCCGCACATTCTTACATCGTGGTATTGCAGAGCGTAATTTCGAGCGTAAGTTTGAACTTGCTGATCATGTATTCGTTAATGGTGCAGATATGAAGAACGGTCTTCTATATATCGAACTTGAACGTCAATTACCTGAAGCGATGAAACCGCGTAAGATCGAAATTAATGGCGCTAAAACGCTGTCATCAGACTAA